The DNA segment TGATAAACAATCCTCATTCGGTGAACTCGCCTTGATGTGGGTGCTCTTCTTCACTTTATGTTATTAGTTTAAGAGAAGAAGTATTCTCTGTCTAATGTAGTTTCTTGTGGCGTCAGGCACAACAAGCCGCTTCAGGCTTCTGTGCGTTCAGTGGATCATGGAACACTGTGGGCCTTAAAAAGAGAAGACTTTCGAGGAATTCTGATGTCTGAGTTTACAAACTTACCATCCTTGAAGCTTCTACGTTCTGTTGATCTTCTCTCCCGTCTTACGATTTTGCAACTAAGCCATGTCGCAGAGTCTCTGTCCGTAGCTTCCTTTTCAGATGGAGAAACTATAGTTACAAAGGTGAAATTacttttgcttttttttgttaaggTAAAGAACTTCATCTACTCAAATGAAACGTTTCTCATACCGTTTTTGTGAATGTTATAGGATGAAAAACTTCAGGGACTGCATGTTATCCAGAAGGGACTCGTGAGAATTACTTTTGGTGCAGAGTTATTGGAGAGTCAAAATGTTTCAAGCCTTGCATCTGAGATCACCAAAGAATATGATACCGAAACAGAAGTTTCCATAGAAAAGGAAGAAGGAAGTTACTTTGGTGAATGGGCTCTTCTTGGCGAACTCAAAGATTCCTTAAGTGCAGTTGCAGTTGGGGAAGTGGTCTGTGTGgttttaacaaaagaaaaatttgagTCAGCGGTCGGCCCTTTGACCAATCTTGCAGATGACACTCACAAGTATGAATACTACAACTTTCTTCATGACCCTTGTTGTTTAAGTATGTGTATATAATAGTTTTTCTGCTTAGGTCGAGACAATCTTCGTTCGATATATCAAAAGAATCAGCAAAAGTTACTGATACCACAACTCTTGCTAAAGCCACTCTTGCAGACTTGGTAAGCGATCTTACTCTTCACCAATGGCATAACAGTTCTCCTCACTTTTAtgtaattttggtttttatcCAGGAATGGACAACATGCTTGAGTTCAACAGACTGCAGCGAGGTTGGGCTGGTGCAtttaaaagacaaagaaaattTGCTCAGCTTGAAAAGGTTTTCAAAGCACAAGGTGAAGAAGCTAGGCAAAGAGGCACAAGTCTTGAAAGAGCGGAATCTGATGAAGAACACAATAAAGCCCTCAGCTTTTGTTCCTGAGGTCTTGTGCACTTGTTCTGATCAAACATACGCAGCCATCTTACTGAACACCACTCTTTCTTGTCCTCTATCTTCATTGCTTCACTCTCCTATTGACGAGTCATCTGCCCGTTTCATTACCGCCTCATGTGTGTCTGCCTTGGAAGATATACACAAGGTTAAAACCTGTCCTTTAACATCTCTCTTTCATTTATAAGATTTTGCGGTCTGAAACTTTTGTGTACTTCTGGAATCTGTAGAACGGCATTCTCTTTAGAGGTTCATCTCCTGATTTGCTGATGTTGGATCAATCTGGATACCTTCAggtctgtgtttttttttttttggttacatgGCTCTATTACTTTTCTCTCTCGGTTTCATTGTACACATTGTTAACCTGATGCTAACTATGATCTTGTTATTGTAGATTGTAGACTTCAGATTCGCCAAGAAACTGTCTGAGGAAAGAACATTTACAATATGTGGAAATGCAGATTATTTAGCACCTGAAATTGTTCAAGGCAAAGGCCATGGTTTTGCAGCTGACTGGTATTGATTCTCCCTTTCATCCATTCTTGTTCTCTcttctgttttttgttttgtttgtgtgtgtgtaacACTTGAACATTGATTCGAGAAGGTGGGCACTTGGAGTTTTGATCTACTATATGCTAGAAGGGGAAATGCCATTTGGGTCATGGAGACAAAACGAGCTAGACACGTTTCAGAAAATTGCTAAAGGCCAACTAACTTTCCCTCGAGCTCTAAGTTCAGAAGCTCAAGATCTCATCACAAAGGTCTGTCTCATCTCCCATTGAAAGTTACACCAGTCTTATCTCTCTTGTTTCACTGTTTTTACCTGCGTCTTAAACATCTTGTGTAGTTGCTTGAAGTTGATGAAAACCTGCGGTTCGGTAGCCAAGGAGGTCCTGAATCAATCAAGAAACACCCCTGGTTCAATGGACTCAACTGGGGAGCGATTAGTAACCGCGGAGTTCAAGTTCCTCAAGAGATAGTCTCGCGCATTCATCACCATCTAGAGAATGATAACGCTCTTCCTCTAGAAACTTTACAATCAGTGGACACAACAGATGATCAAGATGCTCAAAACTGGCTTGCAGAATGGTAAAAAGTAGACTTGAAACAAAATGCCCGGACTTGTATTTTTGTTCTCGTCCTCttcatttcaaaatttacatGCTTTATAGATCTGTAAACAAACAGTCATTGAtgttgaaaaacaaagagagccTAGTAGAATCTTTAAAAACCTTGATTCATGAAAAAGTTACAATCTTTGATTGTGTGGTGGTGTACATAGGTGTGTGTATATGTTAAGATAATGGTTGAAGATCAGTCACCATCATCTATGTTTTGTGCTATGGCTGTATAGTCTAAATGATAAGATTTTGGAGAAAGATAAATGAATGAAATATGCACTGAAGTTGTTAAACATACTATTCTATGTTGGAAATAAAGGTTGAACGTGGAAGCCAGACTGATTTAAAAAATCATGGATAAGTGTTTTTAAACGtcaaaattgtatataaaaaagttgtaatatatagtgatttatgaacaatatttttttagataaaacaaagaacaatattttttaattttctagacaggtataatatagattttaacGTGCTGGAAGCATAATTTTTCTACACTttcatataaacattttttttcgaTCTTCTATACTGGTTAGATTCCCAGACAAATCATCTgctaatttaaaactaaacgtATGGAAACTTAGTGGCTTACATTTTTTATACAATGGTAGTAGGcttcacattttttttatataaattatcattAATTCCAGCAGATGTGTAAGTTGCGGAATAACGACACTGTTTTTAAACAAAAAGGCTTTAAAAGCGATTTCAcaagtatgtgttgtactcaAAGTTCCAACGAATTCAATATGACCATTGGCCAAAACTTTGTTCATAATCAATCCACCGGCACCATGTATCTACACAAAGACACAACCATCAATCATTTGATTGCAAACTGTCGATAAAGTAATTAGAAACAACTAAACATTAAGGTTTTGTCGTGTTTAGTTCATTCATTTTCTCTCTGTTAGCGAACCAATGAGCCGTTCTCCTAGCTATCGGCAACCATAATTGTCGTCTTCTTTCCTCCGTAGCAGCAATCGCATCGCTCCTCGAGGTGGAAGCGGCGAAACCGCCGTCGTTTCCTCCAACCGCTGTTGTAACTTCCAGGACACTAAGTCTAGGAACAGCCGTGATCTCAGAAACCACCCTTCTCGTTGACTCTTTGTTCTTCATCATTCTCTTCATATCCATCTCTTCCTTGTCCCGCAAGTCAACTCTCTCCATCGACGAGAATCTATCGCTTGACATTGAATTCAACATGTCTGATGTCAAACGAGTCAAATCAGATGGAGTCACATTACTCCAACGGTTCCTAAACACAACATCCGAAACAACAATCCTGTGTCTGAACTTATGCAAACGTTTCTCGTTGCCTTGTTCCACAAGCGACAACGGTTTATCATTATTACCAAACTTGAGAATCTTCCTGAAGCTGCTGAATCTCGAAGAGTCTTCTCCTTCTTCGCGTTCGATGTAAATCTCCATGTTCGAGTCTTCTTCTCTTGTTTCCGTTAACTGATTCATGATTCTCATACTATTGCTACTACAAcccaaaacagagaaaacagaGAGCTCGTCTTCAATGCAAACTCTGTTTCTACACAAAGGGCACGTAGCGTGCTGCTCAAGCCACTCATCAATACACTCTATATGAAAAGCGTGTTTGCACTTAGGCAAAAGCCTAAGAATCTCAACGTCTTCGAATTTAGACAAACAGACAGAACACTCAAGCCCTTGTTTCGATCCTTTCAAAGCAGAGAATCTGAAGAAGGGAAGAGACTCGATTGCTGTTCTGTTGAGCCCTGATGATAATCGAGATGATTGATTGAAGAGTCCTTGCCATAGACGCTCGAGCCTTCCTATCTCTCGGTCCTCGTCGGTCTCTGATCGGAGGTCGTTGTGGAAGCACTTGGCGTAGACGAGGAGAACGAAGGTGAGTGTGAAGACGACGGAGAAAACTCCGGTGGTTATGACTAAGCTCGGTTTGAAGAAGTCGTTGGTTGTgtacggaggaggaggaggagattgagcagagacataatctaagaagaagaagaagagaatggaGATTGCTTGTGGTGGATTCATCTTctgaataattaaaagaaagaaatcttGTTTTATTTCAAATGGGGATAAGTTTTGATTTAAAAGCAACTAATCGCTTATCAACGTGATATAATGATCTCAATGAGGCACAATGTAAAGAATATGTGGAATAAGTTTAATATATAAGTTTACTAATAAATAAGTTTAATAAGTCCATGGATATATAGTTAGTTGTACATAAATTATTATGAAAGGCATTGCTTCTGACCGGTGATTAATTAAGGAACTATATTATAagcaaaataatttattctggattgttttgattttattaattaattaaggaATTCTTATGAACAAACTAAGTTTTTTGGTTAAACTTTTATTCATCTTGTAAAcacaaaacaaattcaaaattctaCAATAACTAAAAACGACAAAATAATAATGTCCTGGCTTTTAGATTTATTTTGCTCGGTTTAAACTGGATTTCCTCAAAAATactaaactttaaaattaaactaggatcgtgtccgcgctacgcgcggatattGGATGAAGTTAAAATTTATGTATGACTATAGTTGTGGCTGTTTCTGTTTCTGGTTGTTGTTAAAATAGATTTAAAGTAATTATAAGAATGAATATATGACATTGAGTTTTTTAAGATTGattgttcatttttttatgCAAATGAAGTTGGAAGTCAATCGATAGATGTAAAAGTAGAGGGGAGTTGATGTTTTTGGTTGTGTATAGTGGTTTTCTGTAGTAATGGAAATTAAATTAACgtgttgaaaataaaaaatatgtaaaagtaCTTCGTAATTGAGATATTGTTTAGCATTATGGTGATTTGAAtttggaaataatattttaaaagtgtgTTTAGGTCTTCCATTAATAAACTAATTGGAAATTTTATGAATTATATTCAAAAAGGGCTCCTTGAAAAAAACTTATGAACTAAAAAACCAGATAAATTGATCGAGAATTTAATACTAAGGTTTTGTTGTGTTACTTTCGTAGTATAACCTACCAAATCAAACTATCTCTACGCTTGATTTTGCACTTAATAGTTAAGATGTTCTGTCTGGATTTTGGACAAATGATTTCTTGGATTCCAGAAAGGGGTGATTGGGTTCGTATGTATTCGAGAAGTCAATAAACGTACAGTAAAGTCGTAATTTTGATTTACCTCCAGCAGGTGGAGGATCATTGTGGTTTGATTTGACCATCGTGTTGAGGAAAACGACCCTTTGACGAAAGAAAGAATTAGAAAATGAGTCAGCGAAAGAGAGAGATCTTGAAATGTGGAAATCCACTGATTGAGTAACTTACACTTAATAGTTGTCTCTGCCTTTCTTCTCGTTGCAAATTTatgagtggaagatgatgtGAATGTTATGTGGAGCTGAGGTTGTTAACCGGTTTGTATCAAATATGCAATGTTACTGAATTTATTCCtatattttgttgatttgtaTTGATGAGACAAAAGATCTTTTTGAACTTTTAGTGCTGCCGGTGATTGTGGCAGGAGATGTGCTACTTACCTTTCTGATATTATTGTCTATCGAGAAGAATatttaggtattataatctgttgaagatttttatatttaatgtgataCGTTTAAAATTTGAAAGTCTTGTGTGAATTGAAATAATTAGTTATAGTCATCAAATTGAaacgagagaaaaaaaaagaaacaaacaatcCGATAATAAGAGTTCATAATTTGTCTTTGTTCATTACTCTTTATTTCTGTTTTAAGGAGAAAAGTAACAAAACAACATAATAGGTTTTGAATTGCATAACCAAGATTCTGGTGCAAGAACAAAccactatattttttaaacagacTTGATAGCTgtctttaatcttttttttttgagaaatttaatttttaaataaatattaggaGCTATATTAGTCTACATTTTGATCTGCGCTTCGAAAGCACGAGTTTTTTCGGTTAATAAAAATGTGATATGAATAGtatttttgattatgatttatattattaagttattatataaaatattttttaaaaaattatataatttgtcaattcttttatttgaaattttgtgtGTACATTCTTATCTCACAAcatcatctttatatttttatgcattAGATAAGAGTTAAATTTGTTGGCATATTTTAgactaatataaaaatatatatttgcaggggttacaaaatatatagaatataaatGTAGTTTCTAAATGTAATTAGATTTCTTTAAGTTGGACACAA comes from the Brassica napus cultivar Da-Ae chromosome A7, Da-Ae, whole genome shotgun sequence genome and includes:
- the LOC111199416 gene encoding putative RING-H2 finger protein ATL12, producing MNPPQAISILFFFFLDYVSAQSPPPPPYTTNDFFKPSLVITTGVFSVVFTLTFVLLVYAKCFHNDLRSETDEDREIGRLERLWQGLFNQSSRLSSGLNRTAIESLPFFRFSALKGSKQGLECSVCLSKFEDVEILRLLPKCKHAFHIECIDEWLEQHATCPLCRNRVCIEDELSVFSVLGCSSNSMRIMNQLTETREEDSNMEIYIEREEGEDSSRFSSFRKILKFGNNDKPLSLVEQGNEKRLHKFRHRIVVSDVVFRNRWSNVTPSDLTRLTSDMLNSMSSDRFSSMERVDLRDKEEMDMKRMMKNKESTRRVVSEITAVPRLSVLEVTTAVGGNDGGFAASTSRSDAIAATEERRRQLWLPIARRTAHWFANREKMNELNTTKP